From one Maniola jurtina chromosome 5, ilManJurt1.1, whole genome shotgun sequence genomic stretch:
- the LOC123865356 gene encoding uncharacterized protein LOC123865356 isoform X2, which produces MFALLLLLHHASASDTPQEAPIIKKIASCPDVGYYFTQESNLNAIEPICYLCFCQDDNTAVCWLREPRRCDVKHYQHYGRKKRLSRVRRSPGFNNNILFTYFSQGGNVSFAPDTNVTEKIFVYNTSDSDDKILNKTNYFKHTVFEVANLNGNKNSNETHVEQYLTPNTAKNTSSKATSNAVDLKINASNENIHGIDKDKAKVQDCYHNFTLKNNVGCEKICKFGNTNTTTPVKNKIKNNNILKYLKRKFRKVFIKKKVKNNNTIQQSNRKHHLIRTICQNFGSCTIDFKNKKILYNIEQLRAESTKIMQSVNSIKGLLKLLDINRKTMKKNFIGINEQICNDNIDELNAIIKDNYDEYNLDNLTETQSVQISYIKQNIEIFMQSMEKFAQILNDIVQVLTNNKTHYLKVSNYYFHRNPKKQVITKVIKNDTIGEKLDKIKELLTNYNLVQNKFVKRMYDIMKPLGPKTNQTKNNNVKNNKDTSAIEIYTQNIIENLSKLKNLAQKLSCKNRKKREAIDDDVVEYLLILMEYLLKQQKQLKISPEYDGIDLLIEAIKSAPDIKATRKKVLDPLNMEMETTKAASSFLNANKIIDETVDTSNAIIPKFKTFESIDEDEESSDLYQYNKKFHKKNNFKQGKFEAKDVTPSYDIDLSDDGKTSAVLDKTDTKKKDDSKEIEVFIDDADDDAGIIMTTTESPDKSIVEVEESETVRYNTPMRTYYPHNKLRDEQSVHKDTNDTYIRQYNRIKLDWVEDSYTQDEERKELPRFIETTTQKLTPTHTILAAEVILRTTRKQEKKADKYDNPLSSISRETEDENRKMTKKLNPENVMYKKQMNLLNSLDYGTEKIEIEEDSTEEKSNVEQFPPYFV; this is translated from the exons ATGTTTGCGTTGCTCCTGCTGCTTCACCATGCCAGCGCGAGTG ACACCCCACAAGAAGCCCCCATCATCAAAAAGATAGCCTCGTGCCCCGACGTCGGCTACTACTTCACGCAGGAGTCGAACCTGAACGCGATCGAGCCTATCTGCTATCTGTGCTTCTGCCAGGACGATAACACGGCGGTGTGCTGGCTGAGAGAGCCTAGAAGGTGTGATGTCAAGCATTACCAACATTACGGGAGGAAAAAGAG ATTGAGCAGAGTACGCAGGAGTCCTggattcaataataatatattgttcaCATATTTTTCACAAGGAG gtAACGTTAGTTTCGCGCCAGATACAAATGTGACTGAAAAAATATTCGTATACAACACTTCGGATAgtgatgataaaatattaaataaaactaattattttaaacatactGTTTTCGAAGTGGCTAACTTAAATggtaataaaaattcaaatgaaaccCATGTAGAACAGTATTTGACTCCTAATACAGCAAAGAATACATCAAGCAAAGCTACTTCAAATGCcgtagatttaaaaataaacgcgTCAAACGAAAATATTCATGGTATTGATAAAGATAAAGCAAAAGTCCAAGACTGTTAccataattttactttaaaaaataatgttggaTGTGAGAAAATATGCAAgtt TGGTAATACCAATACAACAACGCCAGTGaagaacaaaattaaaaataataacattttaaaatatttgaaaaggaAGTTCagaaaagtttttataaagaaaaaagtcaaaaataataatacaatacagCAATCAAACCGAAAACACCATTTGATCAGAACTATTTGTCAAAATTTTGGATCTTGTACAATAgactttaaaaacaaaaaaatattatataatattgaaCAGCTAAGAGCTGAAAGTACTAAAATAATGCAATCCGTAAATAGTATCAAAGGGCTTTTAAAACTACTTGATATAAATCGTAAAACAATGAAAAAGAACTTTATAGGTATCAATGAACAGATTTGTAATGACAACATTGACGAACTAAATGCAATAATTAAAGATAATTATGACGAATATAACTTGGATAATTTAACAGAAACACAGAGTGTCCAAATTTCTTATATCAAGCAAAATATAGAAATATTCATGCAATCAATGGAAAAATTTGCTCAAATTCTAAATGATATTGTACAAgtattaacaaataataaaactcaTTACCTGaaagtttcaaattattattttcacagaaATCCCAAAAAACAAGTAATAACGAAGGTCATTAAAAATGATACAATTGGGGAAAAGTTAGATAAAATTAAGGAACTTCTAACCAATTATAATTTAGTTCAAAACAAATTTGTGAAACGAATGTATGACATTATGAAACCATTAGGACCTAAGACAAATcagacaaaaaataacaatgtgaaaaataataaggaCACTTCTGCAATAGAAATTTACACGCAAAACATAATTGAGAATCTCAGCAAGTTAAAGAATCTAGCACAAAAATTGAGTTGTAAGAACCGAAAAAAAAGAGAGGctattgatgatgatgttgtAGAATACCTTTTAATATTAATGGAATATTTGCTAAAGCAACAAAAGCAACTGAAAATATCTCCAG AATACGATGGCATCGACTTATTGATAGAAGCGATTAAAAGTGCACCTGATATAAAAGCTACTCGGAAAAAAGTTCTTGATCCATTGAATATGGAAATGGAGACTACAAAAGCTGCTTCGTCATTTCTAAAtgctaataaaattatagatgaAACAGTTGACACATCAAATGCGATTATTCCTAAATTCAAAACATTTGAATCAATCGATGAAGACGAAGAAAGTAGTGATTTGTATCAGTATAATAAAAagtttcacaaaaaaaataattttaagcaaGGAAAGTTTGAAGCTAAAGATGTAACTCCAAGTTATGATATTGATTTATCAGATGATGGAAAAACTAGCGCTGTTTTGGATAAAACGGACACAAAGAAAAAAGATGATAGTAAAGAAATTGAAGTATTTATTGATGATGCAGATGACGATGCTGGGATTATTATGACTACGACCGAATCACCAGATAAGAGTATAGTAGAAGTAGAAGAATCTGAAACAGTCAGATATAATACACCAATGAGAACATATTATCCTCACAACAAACTAAGAGACGAACAGTCAGTTCACAAAGATACTAATGACACTTACATACGCCAATACAATAGAATAAAGTTAGATTGGGTAGAAGACAGTTACACTCAAGATGAAGAACGTAAAGAATTGCCCAGATTCATAGAAACTACTACACAAAAGCTAACACCAACTCACACAATTCTCGCTGCAGAAGTTATTTTAAGAACCacaagaaaacaagaaaagaaagCAGATAAATATGACAATCCTTTAAGTAGTATCTCTAGAGAAACCGAAGATGAAAACAGAAAAATgactaaaaaattaaatcccgAAAATGTTATGTACAAGAAACAaatgaatttactaaattcatTGGACTACGGTACggaaaaaattgaaatcgaAGAGGACTCAACGGAAGAAAAATCTAATGTGGAACAGTTTCCTCCGTATTTTGTATGA
- the LOC123865356 gene encoding uncharacterized protein LOC123865356 isoform X1: MFALLLLLHHASASDTPQEAPIIKKIASCPDVGYYFTQESNLNAIEPICYLCFCQDDNTAVCWLREPRRCDVKHYQHYGRKKRLSRVRRSPGFNNNILFTYFSQGGNVSFAPDTNVTEKIFVYNTSDSDDKILNKTNYFKHTVFEVANLNGNKNSNETHVEQYLTPNTAKNTSSKATSNAVDLKINASNENIHGIDKDKAKVQDCYHNFTLKNNVGCEKICKFKKLFKKLVGFGNTNTTTPVKNKIKNNNILKYLKRKFRKVFIKKKVKNNNTIQQSNRKHHLIRTICQNFGSCTIDFKNKKILYNIEQLRAESTKIMQSVNSIKGLLKLLDINRKTMKKNFIGINEQICNDNIDELNAIIKDNYDEYNLDNLTETQSVQISYIKQNIEIFMQSMEKFAQILNDIVQVLTNNKTHYLKVSNYYFHRNPKKQVITKVIKNDTIGEKLDKIKELLTNYNLVQNKFVKRMYDIMKPLGPKTNQTKNNNVKNNKDTSAIEIYTQNIIENLSKLKNLAQKLSCKNRKKREAIDDDVVEYLLILMEYLLKQQKQLKISPEYDGIDLLIEAIKSAPDIKATRKKVLDPLNMEMETTKAASSFLNANKIIDETVDTSNAIIPKFKTFESIDEDEESSDLYQYNKKFHKKNNFKQGKFEAKDVTPSYDIDLSDDGKTSAVLDKTDTKKKDDSKEIEVFIDDADDDAGIIMTTTESPDKSIVEVEESETVRYNTPMRTYYPHNKLRDEQSVHKDTNDTYIRQYNRIKLDWVEDSYTQDEERKELPRFIETTTQKLTPTHTILAAEVILRTTRKQEKKADKYDNPLSSISRETEDENRKMTKKLNPENVMYKKQMNLLNSLDYGTEKIEIEEDSTEEKSNVEQFPPYFV, encoded by the exons ATGTTTGCGTTGCTCCTGCTGCTTCACCATGCCAGCGCGAGTG ACACCCCACAAGAAGCCCCCATCATCAAAAAGATAGCCTCGTGCCCCGACGTCGGCTACTACTTCACGCAGGAGTCGAACCTGAACGCGATCGAGCCTATCTGCTATCTGTGCTTCTGCCAGGACGATAACACGGCGGTGTGCTGGCTGAGAGAGCCTAGAAGGTGTGATGTCAAGCATTACCAACATTACGGGAGGAAAAAGAG ATTGAGCAGAGTACGCAGGAGTCCTggattcaataataatatattgttcaCATATTTTTCACAAGGAG gtAACGTTAGTTTCGCGCCAGATACAAATGTGACTGAAAAAATATTCGTATACAACACTTCGGATAgtgatgataaaatattaaataaaactaattattttaaacatactGTTTTCGAAGTGGCTAACTTAAATggtaataaaaattcaaatgaaaccCATGTAGAACAGTATTTGACTCCTAATACAGCAAAGAATACATCAAGCAAAGCTACTTCAAATGCcgtagatttaaaaataaacgcgTCAAACGAAAATATTCATGGTATTGATAAAGATAAAGCAAAAGTCCAAGACTGTTAccataattttactttaaaaaataatgttggaTGTGAGAAAATATGCAAgttcaaaaaattatttaaaaagttagTCGGATTTGGTAATACCAATACAACAACGCCAGTGaagaacaaaattaaaaataataacattttaaaatatttgaaaaggaAGTTCagaaaagtttttataaagaaaaaagtcaaaaataataatacaatacagCAATCAAACCGAAAACACCATTTGATCAGAACTATTTGTCAAAATTTTGGATCTTGTACAATAgactttaaaaacaaaaaaatattatataatattgaaCAGCTAAGAGCTGAAAGTACTAAAATAATGCAATCCGTAAATAGTATCAAAGGGCTTTTAAAACTACTTGATATAAATCGTAAAACAATGAAAAAGAACTTTATAGGTATCAATGAACAGATTTGTAATGACAACATTGACGAACTAAATGCAATAATTAAAGATAATTATGACGAATATAACTTGGATAATTTAACAGAAACACAGAGTGTCCAAATTTCTTATATCAAGCAAAATATAGAAATATTCATGCAATCAATGGAAAAATTTGCTCAAATTCTAAATGATATTGTACAAgtattaacaaataataaaactcaTTACCTGaaagtttcaaattattattttcacagaaATCCCAAAAAACAAGTAATAACGAAGGTCATTAAAAATGATACAATTGGGGAAAAGTTAGATAAAATTAAGGAACTTCTAACCAATTATAATTTAGTTCAAAACAAATTTGTGAAACGAATGTATGACATTATGAAACCATTAGGACCTAAGACAAATcagacaaaaaataacaatgtgaaaaataataaggaCACTTCTGCAATAGAAATTTACACGCAAAACATAATTGAGAATCTCAGCAAGTTAAAGAATCTAGCACAAAAATTGAGTTGTAAGAACCGAAAAAAAAGAGAGGctattgatgatgatgttgtAGAATACCTTTTAATATTAATGGAATATTTGCTAAAGCAACAAAAGCAACTGAAAATATCTCCAG AATACGATGGCATCGACTTATTGATAGAAGCGATTAAAAGTGCACCTGATATAAAAGCTACTCGGAAAAAAGTTCTTGATCCATTGAATATGGAAATGGAGACTACAAAAGCTGCTTCGTCATTTCTAAAtgctaataaaattatagatgaAACAGTTGACACATCAAATGCGATTATTCCTAAATTCAAAACATTTGAATCAATCGATGAAGACGAAGAAAGTAGTGATTTGTATCAGTATAATAAAAagtttcacaaaaaaaataattttaagcaaGGAAAGTTTGAAGCTAAAGATGTAACTCCAAGTTATGATATTGATTTATCAGATGATGGAAAAACTAGCGCTGTTTTGGATAAAACGGACACAAAGAAAAAAGATGATAGTAAAGAAATTGAAGTATTTATTGATGATGCAGATGACGATGCTGGGATTATTATGACTACGACCGAATCACCAGATAAGAGTATAGTAGAAGTAGAAGAATCTGAAACAGTCAGATATAATACACCAATGAGAACATATTATCCTCACAACAAACTAAGAGACGAACAGTCAGTTCACAAAGATACTAATGACACTTACATACGCCAATACAATAGAATAAAGTTAGATTGGGTAGAAGACAGTTACACTCAAGATGAAGAACGTAAAGAATTGCCCAGATTCATAGAAACTACTACACAAAAGCTAACACCAACTCACACAATTCTCGCTGCAGAAGTTATTTTAAGAACCacaagaaaacaagaaaagaaagCAGATAAATATGACAATCCTTTAAGTAGTATCTCTAGAGAAACCGAAGATGAAAACAGAAAAATgactaaaaaattaaatcccgAAAATGTTATGTACAAGAAACAaatgaatttactaaattcatTGGACTACGGTACggaaaaaattgaaatcgaAGAGGACTCAACGGAAGAAAAATCTAATGTGGAACAGTTTCCTCCGTATTTTGTATGA